In Gemmatimonadota bacterium, the DNA window TTATTCTGGCGGATGAACCGACGGCGAATCTCGATTCAAAGATTGGCGCAGAGTTGCTCGATATGATGTATCGGCTCAATACGCAGACTGGAATGACATTTATTTTTTCTACACATGATCCGATGGTGATGGCGCGTGCGAGGCGGCTGATTGCGCTGAAAGACGGAGAGATTGAGCGCGATGAGGTAGGGGCACCATGAGATGGCTCGTTGGGCCAATGATCGCGCTTTTGCCACACGTCGGCATGGCTGCACAACTGAGTGGTTTTTACAAGGGTTTTTCCGTCGCTTTTGATTCGCCACAGGTGGGTGTTCCTATAAAGGGTATGGTGAGTAATCGGCTGCGGTTCAATCTCGCCAATTCGTTCAGCGAGCACATCTCGGTTGATCTCGCCTACGACTTTATCCTGCGTATTCAGGATTCAACGTTGTTTGAGAATCAGGCGGAGATTCTTACTATTGACCCGCACGATTATCGCGTTGCCGATCTGGAGTCACCTATTTATCCCGGCGATAATGATCCCTTCGGCAGCGTTGGCGTGTTTCAAAACTTCGACCGAGCTAATGTGACAGCGCGTTTGTCATTTGCAGATGTGATTGTCGGGCGTCAGGCGATTGCGTGGGGAAGTGCGCGGGTCGTCAATCCGACGGATGTGATCGCGCCGTTTACATATAGTGAATTGGATACGGAAGACCGCTCAGGTGTCGATGCCGTGCGCGTGCGCGTCCCGATTGGAGCACTGAGCGAAGTCGATGTGGGGTATGTGTTTGGACGAGACTTCGCGGTTGATCGGAGTGCGTTTTTTGCTCGCGGTCAATTCAATGTGTCGGAGACCGATATGTCGCCGCTACTCGTCCGTTTCCGCGAGCAGTTGCTCTTTGGTATTGATGTTGCTCGTGGCATTGGAAGTGTTGGGGCGTGGATAGAGGGTGCTCGCGTTTTTTCGATGGGACGAGATGCGAGCGACTATTTTCGCGTATCTACGGGCATGGATTACAGCTTCGGTGGCGAGACTTATGGGTTCATCGAATACCACTTCAACGGAGCGGGGGTGCGCGACCCTGAAGATTATCTCGTCAATTTAAATCGCCCGACATATCGCGATGCTGCTGTCTATCTTATGGGCGCCCACTACTTCGCGCTTGGCACCACCCATCAACTCACGCCGCTGGTCGCATTGAACGGACAGTTTCTCGCAAATGTCACTGATTCGTCATTATTTTTTTCACCTGCTATCGAATACAATATCGAGCAGGATTTCTACCTTTCTGCGGGCGCATTTGTCGGCATTGGTGATCGTCCACAAGGTGGATACTTTCAATCCGAGTTCGGCGGATATTCCAATATTCTGTTTTTTTCGTTCCGGATTTACTACTGATTACGATCCAGACTTTTATCATTTTTCTTGACTTCACCTTCACAACGCGTTTTCATATCAGCGCACCAGGACAACTGATAACAGTTTTTTACTCAGGAGGTAACGCGATGCATGTGGGTATGCGAATCCCGCCGATGGGGCGGGAAATGGGGTTGGATGGAATTATTCAGTGGGCGGCAGAAAACGGTTTGGGGTCAATTGATTTGCCCGAAGTAGATGCTGAGATTCGCAGGATGTGTGATAGTGCTGAGATTGGAATTGGTACTGTGGATTGGGGGGCAGGAGGTGGGTTATTGAGCAAAGATGATGGTGCACGAGAAGAAGCTGTAGCCGCGATGAAAGCGCGCATTCAGGCGGTTGGCGCATACGGTTCAGGGGTGATTTTTTTGTGTCTGGCTCCCGACGACCGATTGCAGGCTCGGGCCGAAACGTTTGAGGTGTTTAAGCAGGTCTATCCAGAGATTGTGAAAGAGGCAGAAGCACACGAGGTTTTTCTCGCGATTGAACCCTGGCCCGGTCCGGCACCTGCATACCCGAATTTGGGCTGTACGCCCGAGACTTTGCGGGCGATTTTTGAGGTTGTTCCGTCACCCAATCTGGGGATTTGTTACGATCCGTCGCATTTCGCGCGCATCGGCGTTGATTACAAGCGGTTGCTGATGGAGTTTGGCAGCCGGGTGCGGCATGTGCATGCAAAGGATACCGAGTTATTGGCGGATGGCCTGTACGAGTTTGGCTGTTTGGGCCAATCGTTTGGTCAGCGCTATGGTTATGGCGAGGGGTGGTGGCGTTACTGCATTCCCGGATGGGGGGTGGTGGATTGGAGATGGGTGATTGCGCGTCTGGAAGAATTGGGCTATGACGGGCCGTTGGCCATTGAATTGGAAGACCACCGCTACAGCGGCAGTGCTGAAAAGAATGCGGCAGGTATTTTGGCAGCAAAAAGCTACCTCGAAGATATTTTGGGATGAACTGCTCAATAAGATAAAGCCCCCACAAGCGATATACTGTGGGGGCTTTTTGTTTTTTATCCCAATAATGCGCGTTTCATTGTTGCGCCCATTTCGGCGGGGCTTTCGCACACGTGAATGCCGGCTTCTTGAAGCGCGGCCATTTTGTCGGCGGCGGTGCCTTGTCCGCCAGAGATAATTGCGCCCGCATGCCCCATGCGTCGTCCCGGAGGTGCTGTTTGGCCCGCGATAAAACTGACCACGGGTTTGCCAAAGTGCGCTTTGACATAAGCGGCGGCTTCTTCTTCGGCGGTGCCGCCAATTTCCCCGATCATGATAACGGCGTCTGTGTCGGGGTCGTCCTTGAAGAGCGCGAGGCAGTCTGTAAAGGTCGTGCCGATGATGGGGTCGCCGCCGATTCCCACACACGACGATTGACCAAAGCCACTATCGGTGAGTTGGGAGACCGCTTCATAGGTGAGTGTGCCGCTGCGCGAAATGACACCAATGCGACCTTCGCGGTGAATCGCGCCGGGCATAATGCCGATTTTGCACTTGCCAGGAGAAATCAGGCCCGGACAATTGGGGCCGATCAAACGCGTGTTTTTATCGGCCAGATAGTGTTTGGCTTTTAGCATGTCGAGCACGGGTATGTTCTCAGAGATGCAAACGACCAGAGGTAGGCCTGCATCGGTCGCTTCCATGATGGTGTCGGCTGCAAAGGGCGCGGGAACAAAATTGGCCGATGCCGTGGCACCTGTTTGTTCTACTGCATCGGATACAGTATCAAAAACGGGTATGCCATCTACGCTCTCGCCGCCTTTGCCCGCGTTGACCACGCCGACGACTTGCGTGCCGTAATCTACCATTTGTTGCAGGTGAAATCGCGCTTCGCCACCCATTGCTCTGCTGCTGGAAAAGCTCTGGACGATCACGCGGGTTTTGTTGTCAATAAGGATGCTCATAAAATCTCCAGTGTTCGTTTATTCAAGCATTCGTTCTTCGATTGTGCCATCTGTTTTGCCGATGATGATGCGATCTGTTAGACCTATAAAAAGACCGCATTCGACCACGCCGCATATGGCGTTGATTTTTGCTTCGAGCATGGGTGGGTCGTCAATGCGACCAAAATCGCAATCGATGATGTAATTGCCGTTGTCTGTGACAAAAGGCGTGTTGTCCTGCGCGTTGCGAAGCGTGGGATGACAGCCCAGGTCTGCGAGCAGGCGTTGTATGGCTTGCCAGCCAAAGGGAATGACTTCAACGGGCAGGGGAAAAGCGCCCAGGTGCGCCACGGGTTTGGATTCGTCGGCGACGATGATTTCCCTGTCGGATAGAGAGGCGACGATTTTTTCTCTCAAAAGCGCGCCGCCGCCACCTTTTATGAGGTTAAAGTCCGGGTCAAATTCATCCGCGCCGTCAATGGTCAGGGCAATGCGAGTGACTCTGCCGAAGTCGGTGAGTGGGATATTTTCCGATTCCGCCTGAATGCGCGATTGCTGTGAGGTGGGTATGCCACATATATCGAGCCCTTCAGCGATGCGCTGGCCGAGTTTTTGAATTGCAAAAAAAGCCGTTGATCCTGTGCCCAGACCGACGACCATGCCATCTTCTACATATTCGGCAGCCCGTTCTCCTGCTAATTGCTTGGGGTTAATGGTCATATCTGTTCAATCCCTTGTGATAAAAACAAGCGAAAGATAAACGGAAGATAGTGATTTGGCAATGATTTTGACCCATATAGGCACGGTATTTTTTTATTTATTTTTTAGGGAAATTGTCATACTCTATCAAATGGTAGGACACTGTGATTAAATTCGGAGAAAAATATGGCTTATCGCACATTGGAAGATTTTTTTGGTGATATTGTGGGGAAAGCGCGTCGGGGACAGGGGATTTCGGAATCGGAGCTGGCGCAACGGGTGGGGCTTAGTGTTCGACAAATCGGGCAAATAGAATCGT includes these proteins:
- a CDS encoding sugar phosphate isomerase/epimerase, which gives rise to MHVGMRIPPMGREMGLDGIIQWAAENGLGSIDLPEVDAEIRRMCDSAEIGIGTVDWGAGGGLLSKDDGAREEAVAAMKARIQAVGAYGSGVIFLCLAPDDRLQARAETFEVFKQVYPEIVKEAEAHEVFLAIEPWPGPAPAYPNLGCTPETLRAIFEVVPSPNLGICYDPSHFARIGVDYKRLLMEFGSRVRHVHAKDTELLADGLYEFGCLGQSFGQRYGYGEGWWRYCIPGWGVVDWRWVIARLEELGYDGPLAIELEDHRYSGSAEKNAAGILAAKSYLEDILG
- the sucD gene encoding succinate--CoA ligase subunit alpha; this translates as MSILIDNKTRVIVQSFSSSRAMGGEARFHLQQMVDYGTQVVGVVNAGKGGESVDGIPVFDTVSDAVEQTGATASANFVPAPFAADTIMEATDAGLPLVVCISENIPVLDMLKAKHYLADKNTRLIGPNCPGLISPGKCKIGIMPGAIHREGRIGVISRSGTLTYEAVSQLTDSGFGQSSCVGIGGDPIIGTTFTDCLALFKDDPDTDAVIMIGEIGGTAEEEAAAYVKAHFGKPVVSFIAGQTAPPGRRMGHAGAIISGGQGTAADKMAALQEAGIHVCESPAEMGATMKRALLG
- the rpiA gene encoding ribose-5-phosphate isomerase RpiA; the protein is MNPKQLAGERAAEYVEDGMVVGLGTGSTAFFAIQKLGQRIAEGLDICGIPTSQQSRIQAESENIPLTDFGRVTRIALTIDGADEFDPDFNLIKGGGGALLREKIVASLSDREIIVADESKPVAHLGAFPLPVEVIPFGWQAIQRLLADLGCHPTLRNAQDNTPFVTDNGNYIIDCDFGRIDDPPMLEAKINAICGVVECGLFIGLTDRIIIGKTDGTIEERMLE